In one Erinaceus europaeus chromosome 3, mEriEur2.1, whole genome shotgun sequence genomic region, the following are encoded:
- the PPP3R1 gene encoding calcineurin subunit B type 1, which translates to MGNEASYPLEMCSHFDADEIKRLGKRFKKLDLDNSGSLSVEEFMSLPELQQNPLVQRVIDIFDTDGNGEVDFKEFIEGVSQFSVKGDKEQKLRFAFRIYDMDKDGYISNGELFQVLKMMVGNNLKDTQLQQIVDKTIINADKDGDGRISFEEFCAVVGGLDIHKKMVVDV; encoded by the exons GGAAATGAGGCAAGTTATCCCTTGGAAATGTGCTCACACT TTGATGCTGATGAAATTAAAAGGCTAGGAAAAAGATTTAAGAAGCTTGATTTGGACAATTCTGGTTCTTTGAGTGTGGAAGAGTTCATGTCCCTACCTGAATTACAACAGAATCCTTTAGTACAGCGAGTAATAGACATATTCGACACAGATGGGAATGGAGAAGTAGACTTTAAAG AATTCATTGAGGGTGTCTCTCAGTTCAGTGTCAAAGGAGATAAGGAACAGAAGTTGAGGT TTGCTTTTCGTATCTATGACATGGATAAAGATGGCTATATTTCCAACGGGGAACTCTTCCAGGTGCTGAAGATGATGGTGGGAAACAACCTGAAAGATACACAGTTACAGCAAATTGTAGACAAAACCATAATAAATGCAGATAAGGATGGTGATGGAAGAATATCCTTTGAAGAATTCTGTGCT GTCGTAGGAGGCCTAGATATCCACAAAAAGATGGTGGTAGATGTGTGA